The Zeugodacus cucurbitae isolate PBARC_wt_2022May chromosome 4, idZeuCucr1.2, whole genome shotgun sequence genome includes the window AAAGACGATACGGTATTCATGAGTGTCtccattttcaatttataatagTTTTCATTTTGTATGCTATTCTCGATTTCGAATTTTACGTATTGCGCCATTAACTCAGTTATATACCAATTAAGTTTTTTCTGGTATTTTGTCTAAAATGGAAATAACAATGcacatagttaaaaaaaattaaaaattttcagtcCATAAATATCGAACTTACGTAATTTGTAGTGGTGCCATAGGCAGGTTTCATGGCACATAACCAACTTTTAATCTGCGCCCATAAATGTCTTACATCGTCTGCGGACTCTGTCGTTTGGTAATTTTTgactatttttacaaattcccTCATATCAAGATCCGGAAAATCCAACTCGATCGGTTCACCAGGTATTGCACCTATACTTGATGGCACAGACTTTTCAATGTCGAAGATTTGtaaaatttgatgaaaagtCAATTTATACGTTCTCCGTTTAATATCCTGATATTTTTTGCTGAtacctaaaatattttaaaatacaaatatattaattaaaaacacacGATTATTAAAAAGATATTACCTGTCAGTCCTTTATTTTTACTTGAATTAGAGGTTTTGCTGTTTATGTTTGAAATTGGCTCAGGACCGTGTTGAGTTGCTTCATTATTTACTCTTTCCGTTTCTGGTTTTGCGCAATCCTCATTCAACTGACCACtgtccaatttatttatttcttctaaaTGTGCAATACCCGCATTATTTCCACCAGGTGTGCAGCTATTTGTTGTAGGATGTTCCTCTATTGTTGTGGGGCAATCCTTACTCGAAGAGAGCTCTGTAAATAacatatgtaaacaaatgtatTGAAATATACCATATAAAATCATACCTTCAGTTCTAGCAGTTCTAGAATTCTCATCTTCGTCGCTACTGATACTGACTACTCCATTATTGTTGGTGGCGACATTACATCGGCGCGGCAACGATTGTGTATTATCGGCAATTTGGAATTTTCTCTTTGCATTAGTGCTCTGAGGTACGGACGTAGATAAAAGGTCATCTTGGTCATATTTTTTTGATAGTTCCTCCACGAAATCGCTCCAACTATCATTACTTAATTGTGGTAATCTTAAAGCAGGTTCATCCTCAACCAATATAACTTCTTCAAGTTCATCCATTTTATTTGACAACTCCTTTAAAACCAACACATCATCCTCATCGTAGATATCACTAACTTCTTTTCGTTTGAGCGCATCTAATCCGTCAACTTTTTGTGAAGTGGTTGTAGAAGACAAATTTGACAATCTGCGTAATTGAATGTGTTGATACATTTCGATTTGCTTTTTAACATGCAGTAAAGTTAAGCTAAAAGCTGATTTCCAGTACAATAAACTGCATTTATTTTAGCATACACCTTTAAGTTAATTGCTCCTGTATGAAAATTACCATTttttactgatattattttcaaagcGATTAGAGCGATCAAAACATAACACGATAAGTTTTATTTTCCGCGACCTAGGGTAGAGTGAGATGGCTGGAATTTCTACTGGGTGCGCTTCTAActcgttcaaatacaattttccaaattttctttaGCCCCAGcagctttgttgttgcagtcCGTTGCTGCTACAGAGGGTTGGGGTGATTGTGTGTAGTCTATATGTACTGACTGCACTTAtcctttttatatttaaacacgCAAAACAACAAACTATTTACTATTTTCCATAATCACTACTAAACACCACGCggttatttgcaatattttcattaacacTATAAATTAAACActtatttttaccaaattttttctCTACCGCATAAAGTAATGAACAACCGCAATGaagtatgtgtatgtaataattttttcgcTTTACTGCGTTGCCAGAACATACCAATATCCACTTTCGTTTGTTTACGTTATGCGTCGTAACCATCCTCTTaacaatatagatttatatatataaattaattaattcttcaTTTGCAAGTATAAATTTAATCATattgaacatattttatttataacgtaaaggtatatattgattttaaaaagtagtttttatttaaaattttcggagCACAGACGTTATTAACACTGGAAAACGTTgtatatttttatccttttctGACATTCAATATTTACCAATTGATTGTACTGAATTCTGCGAGAGGAAAGAGTAGGACTACTCGAGCGCACTTTACTTTAGAGTTGAATGAATTCCACAGAATAGCGTTGCCACCTTcctgaaatatataatttaataaacacaAATGGAGACAAATTATTTGAATGACTAGATTAATTTGAAAATCAGGTAGCTCTTAATTTGGGCAATTTGAGAGCCGGAATTGTAGATTGTTTTTGATCGTCGTCAtcgttttctaaaaatatttgattatcaaaatgtttactttatGGACGCTTGTCGAGGCTTCTTTACTATGCCTGAATGCAGTATGTGTACTACACGAGGAACGCTTTTTGGCTAAGTGTGAGTAAACTATTTCGTACACAAACATCCTAATATTTATCAAGTATTTTTGTAGTTGGTTGGGGCGCACAGGCAAATAACATGCAAGAATTTGGACAGCCCACAGCGAAAGCTCAGATCCTTAATCTCGTTCGTTCCATACGTACAGTCGCGAAGAGTAAGTTATACAGCGATTTCGAGAATTGAATTgactaatttataatttcattttagttCCACTGATATTCCTTAATGTGCTTGCGATATTAATAAAGCTGATACTTGGATAATAAATCaacttttattttgcatattttttgtaaattaatctAAAAactaatactaaataaattaaaatttcaatgcaTATTTGTCTTTCGTTGAAGTACAGACTTTACCCTGTTTTCAAGTGCTATGCTATAAGCATCCAATTTATAAGCAGCAGCTTCCAACTTGTCTACGGTATCCGATATTTCATCGATTTGCTTCATTAATGGCACCTAAAACAGAATCAAATTTGTTATGCATTTAGCAGTTCTTTaatgaataatataataccaattgTTGGAATTTTATGCTTAATTCATTTGTGGATACACTAAGATTTTCAGCAATTTGTTGCATATCTGAATACTTAGCCACGGTGGCTTTATTCATTTCTTCCAAAAGCTTGTAATCTTCAAGTGGAGCATTCAGTTCATTACTTATATACTCCTCTGTTTTACGAAACATTTTCGTTGCTAACTTGCTCAAATTAGGATCATGGGGATCCAAAGCTTCGAAACTTGATGTACTAGTTGATAATGTAGGACCACGTATAGGTGAGTCCAATAATGCATTATGATCTTGTGTGGTTTGCGGTTCTGAAGACTCTCCACAATATTCACCTTTGTTTTCcattgaacaaattttattttagactTAACTTTAAgcgttatatatattgtttataatgtattataaatttaatgtatCCATAAAGGATATATTTGTAAAACACAAATGAAGTGTTATAATTTGCGAATAGATAATAAACAAACTCCAgctgttttaaatttatgagaGATGCCACTAGGTTAGAACTTTCTTTGGAGAGATGGAAATCAATTACCATTGATGTAAGACGTACCATTTCTTTTTCCGGCATTAAATAGATTTAGCGATCGTAGCaataaaataacagtaattaaaagaattgtttattaaataattttctttgaataattaattagtttaataaaatatattccgtTTTATATCAACTTCATAATAAAAACGATTAAATATGGCAAGAActagatttaaataaaaaaaagttgtgtaAAAGATATGTCTTTGTACATTTCTGTTCTTCGTTTAAGaccaaactatataaataaaaaaattaagtcaataATATGTGCTGACGCTGAGCCAAAGATTCATTCGTATCTTCATACAACTAATCTACTATGCATGATAAAGTAAGCTCCTTAAATTAAACGAcaagaacatacatatgtatattttcaagtAGTAACAGGTGATATTGACAGCGGATGTACTCTAATCAACAGTACCATAATAAGAAATTACGGATCGCACTCAAACTGATAATTACCAATGTTTGCATATACTTTGCATTTTACTTCTATATGTTAGGGAAAGAGTTGATACGAGATATCTTCTCACAATTAAATATGATTATTTCCTACTATGTAGGGTACTTTTATAATGTTATCAGATCCATGCATAATCAGCATATCACTTTTAGCAAATCATACAGACCAGAAGTTAAAGTTAGTGATTCTGCTTCTCTTGGTGTGACTGGTGGTAAAATGGCACAAGCAAATGTCGATCGCAAGTTAAAGCATTTATTCGATGGTTCTGACTGGAATGTTTATGACGATAACATCCTTAATTTCGGCGTAGGAGCCCCAGGTCCAGATTTATTGGAAAACTGTTGCGATATTTTTGAAGCAGCAACAAAGCACAGATTAGTAAGATAACTACTGTATTAGTTTATTATTGAATAACAGCTAATTATTTAACGAtttagaaatatgaaaaacaaagcAATTTATCTTATCTTTTCCAATACGGGCCCACAAGTGGACCAGTAGAAATACGAAATGCTATCGCAGAATACTTCACTtctctatatgtcgataatccCGTAAaaaggtatgtgtgtgtgtatttaattaTCTCAAGATCTAATATTAATTACGACAATTATTTCAAAGTGAGGATCTCATTATTACAACTGGTGCATCGCAAGGATTACATTTCGTCTTATCAACTTTGCTTGATTTAAATGGAATAATTTTTGTTGATGAAGTGACTTATATGATAGCACTTGATACTATCAAGCATTTCACAACTCTTACAATCATACCGTGTATGTacaaattcatacatacatatatatttgattttttatataattatatacgtATTT containing:
- the LOC105220968 gene encoding immediate early response 3-interacting protein 1 — protein: MFTLWTLVEASLLCLNAVCVLHEERFLAKFGWGAQANNMQEFGQPTAKAQILNLVRSIRTVAKIPLIFLNVLAILIKLILG
- the LOC105220969 gene encoding biogenesis of lysosome-related organelles complex 1 subunit 2, with translation MENKGEYCGESSEPQTTQDHNALLDSPIRGPTLSTSTSSFEALDPHDPNLSKLATKMFRKTEEYISNELNAPLEDYKLLEEMNKATVAKYSDMQQIAENLSVSTNELSIKFQQLVPLMKQIDEISDTVDKLEAAAYKLDAYSIALENRVKSVLQRKTNMH